A genomic window from Gossypium hirsutum isolate 1008001.06 chromosome D12, Gossypium_hirsutum_v2.1, whole genome shotgun sequence includes:
- the LOC107946188 gene encoding probable beta-1,4-xylosyltransferase IRX10, with protein sequence MPVSSSPPPILDSSLCRLLFLGSRDSSTMRKCLWLWGLLFIALGFAWSITAERNPRTERISGSAGDVLEDDPVGRLKVYVYELPSKYNKKILQKDPRCLSHMFAAEIFMHRFLLSSPVRTLNPEEADWFYTPIYATCDLTPTGLPLPFKSPRMVRSAIQLISSSWPYWNRTEGADHFFVVPHDFGACFHYQEEKAIERGILPILRRATLVQTFGQRNHVCLNEGSITIPPYAPPQKMQARQIPPDTPRSIFVYFRGLFYDVNNDPEGGYYARGARAAVWENFKSNPLFDISTEHPTTYYEDMQRAIFCLCPLGWAPWSPRLVEAVVFGCIPVIIADDIVLPFADAIPWEEIGVFVAEEDVPKLDKILTSIPPHVILRKQRLLANPSMKRAMLFPQPTLPGDAFHQILNGLARKLPHPKSVYLKPGEKILNWTAGPITDLKPW encoded by the exons ATGCCTGTTTCTTCCTCTCCACCTCCCATCTTAGACAGCTCCCTGTGTCGATTGCTTTTTTTGGGTTCTCGAGACTCTTCCACAATGAGGAAATGCTTGTGGTTGTGGGGTTTGCTTTTTATTGCTTTGGGGTTCGCATGGAGCATTACCGCTGAGCGCAATCCTCGCACTGAAAGAATTTCTG GAAGTGCAGGTGATGTGTTGGAAGATGATCCAGTTGGAAGGCTGAAAGTATATGTATACGAGCTTCCAAGCAAATACAACAAGAAAATCCTTCAGAAAGACCCCAGATGTCTTTCACATATGTTTGCTGCTGAGATCTTCATGCACAGGTTTCTCTTGTCAAGTCCCGTTCGAACACTCAATCCAGAGGAAGCTGATTGGTTTTACACCCCTATATATGCAACTTGTGATCTTACACCCACTGGCTTGCCATTGCCCTTCAAGTCCCCACGGATGGTTAGAAGTGCAATACAGCTTATTTCGTCGAGCTGGCCTTACTGGAATAGAACAGAGGGGGCTGATCATTTCTTTGTTGTGCCCCATGATTTCGGAGCCTGCTTTCACTATCAG GAAGAGAAAGCTATAGAGCGGGGGATCCTTCCAATCCTGCGGCGTGCTACGTTAGTTCAGACATTCGGGCAACGCAACCATGTGTGCTTGAATGAAGGTTCAATCACAATACCTCCTTACGCTCCCCCTCAAAAGATGCAGGCCCGCCAGATTCCACCAGATACTCCACGTTCTATTTTTGTCTACTTTCGTGGGTTGTTTTATGACGTGAATAATGACCCTGAAGGTGGCTACTATGCAAG AGGTGCAAGGGCAGCTGTTTGGGAGAATTTTAAGAGCAATCCACTGTTTGACATCTCCACTGAGCATCCAACCACCTATTATGAGGATATGCAACGAGCTATATTCTGCTTGTGCCCCCTTGGGTGGGCACCCTGGAGCCCTAGACTAGTGGAAGCTGTCGTGTTTGGGTGCATTCCTGTCATCATAGCAGATGATATAGTTTTACCCTTTGCTGATGCTATCCCCTGGGAGGAAATCGGAGTTTTTGTTGCAGAAGAAGATGTTCCCAAGTTGGATAAAATTCTCACATCTATACCACCCCATGTAATCTTGAGGAAACAGAGGCTTCTTGCAAATCCTTCGATGAAGCGAGCCATGTTGTTTCCACAACCTACACTACCAGGAGATGCTTTCCATCAAATATTGAATGGCCTTGCTCGTAAATTGCCACACCCAAAGAGTGTTTACTTGAAGCCTGGTGAAAAGATTCTGAACTGGACCGCAGGACCAATCACTGACTTGAAACCTTGGTGA